A region of Bos indicus x Bos taurus breed Angus x Brahman F1 hybrid unplaced genomic scaffold, Bos_hybrid_MaternalHap_v2.0 tig00001321_arrow_arrow_obj, whole genome shotgun sequence DNA encodes the following proteins:
- the LOC113888723 gene encoding alkyldihydroxyacetonephosphate synthase, peroxisomal-like, with amino-acid sequence MSLPTFREWIQNTLGVNVEHKTTSKASLNPSDTPPSIVSEDFLHDLKETNISYSQEADDRVFRAHGHCLHEIFLLREGMFQRIPDIVLWPTCHDDVVKIVNLACKYNLCIIPIGGGTSVSYGLMCPADETRTIISLDTSQMNRILWVDENNLTAHVEAGITGQELERQLKESGLLYRS; translated from the exons ATGTCATTGCCAACTTTTAGAGAGTGGATCCAAAATACCCTTGGAGTAAATGTGGAGCATAAAACTACCTCTAAA gccTCCTTAAATCCTAGTGATACACCTCCTTCTATTGTAAGTGAAGATTTTCTTCATGACCTTAAAGAAACTAATATTTCATATTCACAAGAAGCAGATGATCGAGTATTTAGAGCTCATG GTCATTGTCTTCATGAGATATTTTTGCTCAGGGAAGGAATGTTTCAGAGAATTCCTGATATAGTTTTATGGCCAA CATGTCATGATGATGTAGTTAAGATTGTGAATCTAGCGTGCAAATATAACCTTTGTATCATACCAATTGGTG GAGGAACAAGTGTTTCGTATGGCCTGATGTGTCCTGCAGATGAGACAAGAACAATTATTTCTTTAGACACTTCACAAATG AATCGTATCCTCTGGGTTGATGAAAACAATCTGACAGCTCATGTAGAGGCTGGCATAACAGGACAAGAATTGGAAAGACAG